The following proteins are encoded in a genomic region of Pyrus communis chromosome 11, drPyrComm1.1, whole genome shotgun sequence:
- the LOC137708499 gene encoding auxin-induced protein IAA6-like: MAKEGLGLEITELRLGLCSGPSLVDKNEKKRAFSKIDGGDGRYSTTSGDYPKNGQTKNEVVGWPPLCSYRMKINSLNETSKMYVKVSMDGAPFLRKIDLSMHNEYADLALALEKLFGCYGIGEVLKDADNCEFAPIYEDKDGDWMLVGDVPWEMFVESCKRLRIMKRSDAKGFGLQHKGFRKATIEEEP; the protein is encoded by the exons ATGGCCAAAGAAGGTTTAGGGCTTGAAATTACAGAGTTGAGGTTGGGATTGTGTAGTGGTCCAAGTTTAGTGGACAAAAACGAGAAGAAAAGGGCGTTTTCAAAGATTGACGGTGGAGATGGCAGGTATAGTACCACATCTGGTGACTACCCGAAAAATGGTCAGACAAAGAATGAGGTTGTGGGGTGGCCTCCATTGTGTTCATACAGAATGAAGATTAATAGCTTGAATGAGACGTCGAAAATGTATGTCAAAGTTAGCATGGACGGAGCACCCTTTCTTCGTAAAATTGACTTGAGCATGCACAACGAGTATGCAGATCTTGCTCTGGCGTTGGAGAAGTTATTTGGTTGTTATGGCATCG GCGAGGTGTTGAAGGATGCAGACAACTGTGAATTTGCACCCATTTATGAAGACAAAGATGGAGACTGGATGCTAGTGGGAGACGTTCCTTGGGA GATGTTTGTTGAGTCATGCAAGAGGCTGAGGATCATGAAGAGATCGGATGCCAAGGGATTTGGACTGCAGCACAAGGGCTTCCGTAAGGCAACAATAGAAGAGGAGCCATAA